The following proteins come from a genomic window of Dysidea avara chromosome 12, odDysAvar1.4, whole genome shotgun sequence:
- the LOC136240438 gene encoding importin-5-like: MHRTSCQQRKVHAGAGEVMQLLLKVQTEQGELEDDDPQISYMISAWARMYKILGDQFVQYLPVVMKPVLQAAKMKPEVAIIDCF, encoded by the exons ATGCATCGGACTAGCTGTCAGCAAAGAAAAG TTCATGCAGGTGCAGGAGAGGTGATGCAGCTTCTACTGAAGGTGCAGACTGAACAGGGGGAGCTGGAAGATGATGATCCTCAG ATATCCTACATGATCAGTGCTTGGGCTCGTATGTATAAGATATTAGGAGACCAGTTTGTACAATATCTCCCCGTTGTGATGAAGCCTGTCTTACAGGCTGCCAAGATGAAGCCTGAAGTGGCTATCATTGATTGTTT CTGA